In Drosophila yakuba strain Tai18E2 chromosome X, Prin_Dyak_Tai18E2_2.1, whole genome shotgun sequence, a single genomic region encodes these proteins:
- the LOC6525205 gene encoding receptor-binding cancer antigen expressed on SiSo cells, giving the protein MLQQIKMLLLGIITLCRRALCCFSRRRKLSHSGSGSGDQLQAVNVIVERGDFSASSAGQPSGGRSAVARERDWNSWDDSPRTVEEHIEQYRQRMAQPPTPPKEEPEPDFFSELTPTIKPQMKFYLEDPSASAAASQQSDFSRLQAQDLVPISVNADLEDWVDDNAGGWEELDTSQTKQILREKRRELRHQRQPPVRPAPPTVGAQRLTDGQRAA; this is encoded by the exons ATGCTGCAGCAAATcaagatgctgctgctgggcatcATTACGCTGTGCCGGCGTGCCTTGTGCTGCTTCTCCAGGCGCCGCAAGCTGAGCCACAGCGGCTCCGGATCCGGTGACCAACTGCAGGCGGTGAACGTAATTGTGGAACGGGGTGACTTTTCCGCCTCCTCCGCTGGACAGCCCAGCGGTGGCAGGTCGGCGGTGGCGCGCGAGCGGGACTGGAACTCCTGGGACGACAGTCCGCGCACCGTGGAGGAGCACATCGAGCAGTATCGCCAGCGAATGGCACAGCCGCCTACGCCGCCCAAGGAGGAACCCGAGCCGGACTTCTTCAGT GAGCTGACGCCCACCATCAAGCCGCAGATGAAGTTCTACCTGGAGGATCCATCAGCCAGTGCGGCGGCCAGCCAGCAAAGTGACTTTTCAAGACTGCAGGCCCAGGATCTGGTGCCTATTAGCGTAAAT GCCGATCTCGAGGACTGGGTGGATGATAATGCCGGTGGCTGGGAGGAGCTGGACACCTCTCAGACCAAGCAGATTCTGCGGGAGAAACGCCGCGAGTTGCGCCACCAGCGACAGCCGCCCGTCCGTCCAGCTCCGCCCACTGTGGGCGCTCAACGGCTGACCGACGGACAGCGAGCGGCGTAG
- the LOC6525202 gene encoding uncharacterized protein LOC6525202 yields MTDNGNTHNNNNNNNDEALRLRLPEEQAEQLLPKNGSAGSGGQTKIAPPTHHHSNAESQPQKVAAKGSHPAKKKRDKSDLGEDFVAPDGGWGWLVSVASGVNILVTFALAQQFGLIFRDRMNNLRITSSELTTIINTQIAVSAFTGLLNGPLFRRYTYRVVALVGSALTFLGLLWMVFADTFAIYLLSFSIIYGFGRGLTVSASSLAVNTYFKAKRRTATAFQFGVAGVGPIVCPHLATYMVYEFGVQGTTLLFAGASLHTIACSLIYQPVKWHVVKRDRDAEALQQVQPLAEREDQDDDIIKNVVEPDTPVLPRANDGWFGSRASLNSVGTRNRLNTWEKSDGNGHMELKRLSSKDSNPGRQLRSISVSHSIKEEEATGYNTDHEVHTTELTEKEKQELEDEEERQRRKKLPFYMKVVVFFDMDLLRDITYVNLAIGITLINFVEVNFAILTPYILGDLGFNKDQVALAMSTLGFFDLVIRFLIPLITAKINFSNRTFFVVGILGMCIGRMFLSMTSNFYVLMVIFLWLGLNKAFRTVFWSLIIPSYVPLKRLPAAAGLQLLMSGTFSMIFGPLIGLIRDRTSYAFTLNVLNALCLLAFAGWYLEDFIRARRRKSPPVKSVN; encoded by the exons ATGACCGATAATGGGAACACtcataacaacaacaacaacaacaacgatgaGGCACTCAGACTGCGACTGCCCGAAGAGCAGGccgagcagctgctgcccaaGAACGGATCAGCTGGATCTGGTGGCCAGACCAAGATAGCGCCTCCCACGCATCATCATTCCAACGCCGAGTCCCAGCCACAGAAGGTAGCAGCGAAAGGATCGCATCCGGCCAAAAAGAAGCGGGACAAGAGCGATCTGGGTGAAGATTTTGTGGCGCCCGATGGAGGATGGGGCTGGCTGGTGTCCGTGGCCAGTGGCGTCAACATT CTGGTGACGTTCGCATTGGCCCAGCAGTTTGGCCTCATCTTCCGCGATCGCATGAATAATTTAAGGATCACCAGCTCCGAACTGACCACCATTATTAACACACAGATTGCTGTATCCGCATTTACAG GTCTGCTGAACGGCCCGCTTTTCCGTCGCTACACCTATCGAGTGGTGGCTCTGGTGGGATCCGCGCTGACCTTCCTGGGTCTCCTCTGGATGGTATTCGCCGACACCTTCGCCATCTACTTATTGAGCTTCTCAATCATATACGGATTCGGACGAGGACTGACGGTGTCCGCCTCCTCGCTGGCGGTCAATACATACTTCAAGGCGAAGCGACGCACTGCAACAGCATTCCAGTTTGGAGTGGCCGGCGTGGGACCAATTGTGTGTCCCCACCTTGCCACCTACATGGTGTACGAGTTTGGTGTCCAGGGGACGACGCTGCTCTTTGCCGGCGCCTCACTGCACACCATTGCCTGTTCGCTGATTTACCAGCCAGTCAAGTGGCACGTTGTGAAGCGGGATCGCGATGCGGAGGCACTGCAGCAGGTCCAACCGCTGGCAGAGCGCGAGGATCAGGACGATGATATTATCAAGAACGTGGTGGAGCCGGATACCCCGGTGCTGCCGCGTGCCAATGACGGTTGGTTCGGCTCGAGGGCCTCGTTGAACAGTGTGGGCACTCGTAATCGATTGAATACCTGGGAGAAATCCGATGGCAATGGACACATGGAGCTGAAGAGGCTGAGCAGTAAGGACTCGAATCCTGGGCGCCAGCTGCGCAGCATATCCGTGAGTCACAGCATTAAGGAAGAGGAGGCCACTGGCTACAATACTGATCATGAAGTGCACACCACCGAGCTAACGGAGAAGGAAAAGCAAGAGctggaggatgaggaggagcgCCAGCGGCGCAAGAAGCTGCCGTTCTACATGAAAGTGGTGGTCTTCTTTGATATGGATCTGCTAAGGGATATCACGTATGTCAACCTGGCAATTGGCATCACTCTGATCAACTTTGTGGAAGTCAACTTTGCCATCCTGACACCCTACATCCTGGGTGATCTGGGCTTCAATAAGGATCAGGTTGCGCTGGCCATGTCCACGCTGGGATTCTTCGATCTGGTGATTCGATTCCTCATACCCCTGATCACGGCTAAGATCAATTTCAGCAACCGTACCTTCTTCGTTGTGGGCATTTTGGGCATGTGCATTGGTCGCATGTTCCTCTCGATGACCTCCAACTTCTACGTCCTGATGGTCATCTTCCTGTGGTTGGGCCTAAACAAGGCCTTCCGCACGGTCTTCTGGTCCCTGATCATTCCCAGCTATGTGCCGCTGAAGAGATTGCCGGCGGCTGCTGGCCTACAGCTGCTGATGTCCGGCACCTTTTCGATGATCTTCGGACCGCTAATTG GCCTAATCAGGGATCGCACCAGCTACGCGTTTACCCTCAACGTGCTGAATGCCCTTTGCCTGCTGGCCTTCGCCGGCTGGTATCTGGAAGACTTCATCCGCGCCCGCAGACGGAAATCGCCACCCGTCAAGTCAGTTAACTGA
- the LOC6525206 gene encoding uncharacterized protein LOC6525206: MLLPELLLLGLAVSLADSYDRSVNYWEAFAPGKLLQRLDALTVTDVDQSKVVRLPQLMQPVLAANQAQAKADENVDVDVDVEADAEAAVDDDVDSLSAETSHEGYSGEDYERNYEQFVKEYFDRAADDDDHDDGDGLEEEETQAEATSVRNQRCRQVKRKDGQLCEICRQLKNNEVSETCSYSHDDQPQQYAYGSGTEYKRYRDDSARKADQEQAEPVAPSSLCVRRQQKNSVCYECKDSKGQTIERCYDVQARKAKTRKKKASSTRPSTSAHKRKPRSQQSQQSEQEQRIYKRTISYSYAQGTDQQGEQPPGGTTDLPVPRQRRRRLVKITRRRGPAKVQ, encoded by the coding sequence ATGCTGCTGCCGGAGCTGCTGCTACTCGGCTTGGCCGTCTCCCTGGCGGACAGCTATGACCGAAGCGTCAACTACTGGGAGGCCTTTGCGCCCGGCAAGCTTCTCCAGCGCCTGGACGCTCTCACCGTCACGGATGTGGACCAATCGAAGGTGGTTAGGCTGCCGCAGCTGATGCAGCCCGTCCTGGCAGCCAACCAGGCGCAGGCCAAGGCGGATGAGAatgtggacgtggatgtggatgtcgAGGCGGATGCAGAGGCGGCGGTCGACGACGATGTGGACAGTCTTAGTGCGGAGACCAGCCACGAGGGATACTCCGGCGAGGACTACGAGCGCAACTACGAGCAATTCGTCAAGGAGTACTTCGATCGGGCTGCCGACGACGATGACCACGACGACGGCGATGgcctggaggaggaggagaccCAGGCAGAGGCCACCAGTGTCAGGAATCAGCGCTGCCGGCAGGTCAAGCGGAAGGATGGCCAACTGTGTGAGATCTGTCGCCAGTTGAAGAACAACGAGGTGTCCGAAACGTGCAGCTACTCACACGACGATCAACCGCAGCAGTACGCCTATGGCAGCGGCACCGAGTACAAGCGTTACCGCGACGATTCCGCCCGGAAGGCAGACCAGGAGCAGGCTGAGCCGGTGGCACCCAGCAGCCTATGCGTGCGCCGTCAGCAGAAGAACAGCGTCTGCTACGAGTGCAAGGACAGCAAGGGCCAGACGATCGAACGCTGCTACGATGTGCAGGCCCGAAAGGCAAAGACCCGAAAGAAGAAGGCCTCCTCCACTCGTCCGTCCACCTCCGCCCACAAACGGAAGCCACGTTcccagcagtcgcagcagtcggagcaggagcagcgtaTCTACAAGCGCACCATTAGCTACAGCTATGCCCAAGGTACGGATCAGCAGGGAGAGCAGCCGCCAGGCGGGACAACGGATCTGCCTGTGCCCCGCCAGCGTCGTCGGCGGCTGGTGAAGATCACGCGTCGGCGCGGACCAGCTAAAGTGCAATAA
- the LOC6525204 gene encoding monocarboxylate transporter 7 produces the protein MKKSKAYTLEAPDGGWGILVCIGMALPFTSALAALPSFGLVFGEFLKSIGAETSAMAIITSAFFSSMSFAGLFSGSLFQRFGMRQVGVTGGILYFLGTGMQLFATSTMHLILAFSVVQGFAFGLMVPTCYTTFNHYFVKNRVMWMSFAQTLIGLGSMLYPIVMQKLMSWYGFRGCLLILTGLNAHAVFGMLVMHPVEWHMRRVPIAPEEQEELKELSPTVVVRVQPETPLKAPREEPTFHTTDPGARKLSHAEEHMLRVHSSRASSITSLGNWSGPVVVSDASPQMMHSLQASRRPSMIAGGPGAAATVAGDAPKKGWVRTIVDFLDLTLLKKPIFVNIVLGITFALYSDITFFTMQPVYLFELGYSRPDTATIIAIGAAADLTSRIFLAITAVCIQVPSRYIYLAGAVLTVFARFVFNGISEFVGMACITAVIGFLRTWLHVPLPLVFADYLPKERFATGYGLFMFIQGNAMFLIGPIVGFIRDKTKDYIFVFHILNGFMILCAAPWVLEVLIVKFRRRNKIERNNVDHEDVDNQGRSAMVH, from the exons ATGAAGAAGTCGAAAGCCTACACACTGGAGGCCCCCGATGGCGGATGGGGAATCCTCGTCTGCATTGGCATGGCCCTACCCTTT ACGAGTGCCCTTGCAGCTTTGCCATCGTTCGGCCTGGTTTTTGGCGAGTTCCTGAAGAGCATCGGAGCGGAGACGAGTGCCATGGCCATCATCACGAGTGCCTTCTTCTCCTCAATGAGCTTCGCCGGCCTGTTCTCCGGCTCCCTGTTCCAGCGCTTTGGGATGCGGCAGGTGGGCGTCACTGGGGGCATCTTGTATTTTCTGGGCACTGGGATGCAGTTGTTTGCCACCTCCACGATGCACCTGATCCTGGCCTTTAGCGTAGTGCAGGGATTCGCCTTTGGACTGATGGTGCCCACGTGCTACACGACATTTAACCATTATTTCGTCAAGAACCGAGTGATGTGGATGAGCTTTGCCCAGACTTTGATCGGCTTGGGCTCCATGCTGTATCCGATTGTCATGCAGAAGTTGATGTCATGGTACGGCTTTCGGGGCTGCCTGCTCATCCTCACGGGCCTAAATGCCCATGCGGTGTTCGGTATGCTGGTCATGCACCCAGTGGAGTGGCACATGCGTCGCGTGCCCATCGCTCCCGAGGAACAGGAGGAACTCAAGGAGCTGAGCCCAACGGTGGTGGTTAGAGTGCAGCCGGAAACACCTCTGAAGGCTCCCAGGGAGGAGCCCACCTTTCATACCACTGATCCAGGAGCGCGGAAGCTCTCCCATGCCGAGGAGCACATGCTGAGGGTTCACTCCAGTCGGGCCTCGAGCATCACTAGCCTGGGCAATTGGTCCGGACCCGTGGTGGTCAGTGATGCCTCGCCCCAAATGATGCACAGCCTGCAGGCCTCTCGACGTCCGAGCATGATTGCCGGTGGACCCGGTGCAGCAGCTACTGTTGCTGGCGATGCTCCCAAGAAGGGCTGGGTGCGCACCATTGTCGACTTCCTCGATCTCACGCTGCTGAAGAAGCCCATCTTTGTCAACATCGTGCTGGGCATCACCTTCGCCCTCTACTCCGACATCACCTTCTTCACCATGCAGCCGGTCTACCTCTTTGAGCTGGGATACAGCAGG CCTGACACGGCTACCATTATCGCCATTGGAGCGGCCGCAGACTTGACGTCTCGTATTTTCCTGGCCATCACCGCCGTGTGCATCCAAGTTCCTTCGAGATACATTTATTTGGCTGGCGCCGTCCTCACGGTCTTTGCAAGATTCG TTTTCAATGGTATTAGCGAGTTTGTGGGCATGGCCTGCATCACGGCGGTTATTGGATTTCTACGCACCTGGCTCCACGTTCCATTGCCTCTGGTCTTCGCCGACTACTTACCCAAGGAGAG GTTCGCCACTGGCTATGGCTTGTTTATGTTCATCCAAGGCAATGCCATGTTCCTCATTGGGCCCATTGTTGGGTTTATTCGGGACAAGACCAAGGACTACATTTTCGTCTTCCACATCCTGAATGGCTTCATGATCCTGTGCGCCGCTCCATGGGTCCTCGAAGTGCTGATCGTCAAGTTTCGGAGGCGCAATAAAATCGAACGCAACAACGTTGATCACGAGGATGTGGATAACCAAGGTCGTAGTGCAATGGTTCATTAA
- the LOC6525203 gene encoding uncharacterized protein LOC6525203 yields MASKQPRKVAPDGGWGWVACFGVSLVNLATRSIEPSFGLLFGDTLKELNVGTTGAAVIISALDVCMNFSGLFVGPLLKEFSYRKVAIAGSLLCGLGLALTSPATSMAHILSTYSVINGIGVGLSTSAAFVALNHYFKHKRGQAVGLSMAGTAMGMLIMPQLVRILLEAYDFRGAVLLLAGVALNATVGSVLLQPVKWHMKEEFDDEELMCISALPTPQPQLTVGGAGGAASAGAPVFKVIKEDGNEEDALPEMNTLLFHKPHPHQHSMRKNYSEMAMNTMNGSRLGIPKRPTFPRIMSLAGVQSAAHGAGGDSGGYTSQAEVNATQLRCRKASVTSNLSYMDFTGSILQVHLNTGDDEFEQNDRELRRVGTATGSIVLGGHRDSFIKMKPTELDKQAEAAAALDEEAKKKAKKPGFWRRFADLLDIDMLKDKMFLNLLFGLSIFYVAEMNFKMVTPFFFANLGYQKTDVAFCLSITAITDIAARIVLPPIFDRTTIRKRTIFLVSIIFVALTRSIMAEQTEWTQLMIWLSICGFFRGSALSNFTLTVSEYCSLEKLPSAFGWHLVGKALFVITFGPLIGLIRDVTDSYPICIHTQSVCIMICAIAWGIEYLVEYIQSRRRTADAAQLPTQDGGATTTATADQNDVKL; encoded by the exons ATGGCAAGCAAACAGCCCAGAAAAGTGGCGCCCGACGGCGGATGGGGATGGGTCGCTTGTTTTGGCGTTAGTTTGGTCAAC CTGGCCACCCGATCCATCGAGCCGTCGTTTGGACTGCTCTTCGGCGACACTCTGAAGGAGCTGAATGTGGGCACGACGGGAGCAGCGGTTATCATCAGTGCGCTGGACGTATGCATGAACTTCTCTGGACTATTTGTGGGGCCGCTGCTGAAGGAGTTCTCCTACCGCAAGGTGGCCATCGCCGGATCTCTGCTGTGCGGCCTGGGCCTGGCGCTCACATCGCCGGCGACGAGCATGGCCCACATCCTCAGCACGTACTCGGTGATCAATGGCATCGGCGTGGGCCTCTCCACGTCGGCGGCCTTTGTGGCACTCAATCACTACTTCAAGCACAAGCGTGGACAGGCGGTGGGTCTATCGATGGCCGGTACCGCCATGGGCATGCTGATAATGCCGCAGCTGGTGCGGATCCTGCTGGAAGCGTACGACTTCCGGGGggcggtgctgctgctggcgggcGTGGCCCTCAATGCCACGGTCGGATcggtgctgctgcagccggTGAAGTGGCACATGAAGGAGGAGTTCGACGACGAGGAGCTGATGTGCATCTCGGCCCTGCCCACCCCGCAGCCCCAGCTGACGGTGGGCGGAGCAGGTGGCGCGGCATCAGCTGGAGCGCCCGTGTTTAAGGTGATCAAGGAGGATGGCAACGAGGAGGACGCACTGCCCGAGATGAACACGCTGTTGTTCCACAAACCCCATCCCCACCAGCACTCGATGCGCAAGAATTACTCCGAAATGGCCATGAACACGATGAATGGTTCGCGGCTGGGTATTCCGAAGAGGCCAACCTTCCCACGAATCATGTCCCTGGCCGGTGTCCAGTCCGCCGCCCATGGAGCGGGCGGAGATTCGGGCGGCTATACATCACAGGCGGAGGTCAACGCCACGCAGCTGCGCTGCCGCAAGGCCTCGGTCACCTCGAACCTCTCCTACATGGACTTCACCGGCTCCATTCTCCAGGTGCACCTCAACACCGGCGACGATGAGTTCGAGCAGAACGATCGCGAACTGCGACGTGTTGGCACCGCCACGGGCAGCATTGTCCTCGGCGGTCATCGCGATAGCTTCATCAAGATGAAGCCCACCGAGCTGGACAAACAGGCCGAGGCAGCCGCCGCCCTCGATGAGGAGGCCaaaaagaaggccaagaagccgGGCTTCTGGCGCCGCTTTGCCGATCTCCTGGACATCGATATGCTCAAGGACAAGATGTTCCTCAATCTCCTGTTCGGCCTCTCCATCTTCTACGTGGCCGAGATGAACTTCAAGATGGTCACGCCATTCTTCTTCGCCAATCTGGGTTACCAGAAGACGGACGTCGCCTTTTGCCTCTCGATTACGGCCATTACGGATATCGCCGCTCGTATTGTCCTGCCACCGATATTCGATCGCACCACAATCAGAAAGCGCACCATTTTCCTCGTGTCCATCATCTTTGTTGCCCTGACCCGTTCAA TTATGGCCGAGCAAACGGAGTGGACCCAGTTGATGATATGGCTTTCGATCTGCGGCTTCTTCCGAGGATCCGCTCTGAGCAACTTCACCCTAACCGTATCCGAATACTGCTCCCTGGAGAAGCTGCCCTCGGCTTTCGGCTGGCATCTGGTGGGCAAAGCCCTATTTGTGATCACATTTGGACCGCTCATTG GTCTCATCCGGGATGTGACCGATAGCTATCCGATTTGCATACACACCCAGAGCGTTTGCATAATGATTTGCGCCATTGCCTGGGGCATCGAGTATCTGGTGGAGTACATCCAGTCGCGACGTCGCACCGCCGATGCCGCCCAGTTGCCAACCCAAGATGGAGGAGCCACAACGACAGCGACAGCGGACCAGAACGACGTGAAGCTGTAA